The DNA segment ATTCTAAATTTCCAGCAGGAGTTAGCGGTGACTACTGACTAACGAACGCACCGTAGAAAGGTATTTAGCCATCTACGATACAACATTAACTCTTCATCAACATGTAGTTAAGCATGGGGAAATACTTTGAGCTTCTGACTACAAAATCGTGTTTTAAGATATATAACGAATGATTTCTAATATAGCCCTCTTATCGCCACCATCAGCAATTAATGACTTAATAAAGTATCATCAGCATAATTGCTTcagcaataaaaataataatcaagctCAACCCTGTGGTATGGTCTATCCAGTGAACGAATTTTACTAACAATGTGAATTTTCACAACTCTGCAAGTACCTTGTGCGGTTGTGCCTAGAACTAAGCATACTTGAAACGACTTCTTTGTTGTCTGGAACATCTTGTGATTGTACGGTAGATAAAAACTCTAATCCAGATCCAGAGTCTTCTTCAAACTTTCATAGACCACATAAGTAATGCTTGCAGCTGGCACAACTTTGAGGAGATTTGGAAAGAGTCCCTTGTAGAAACCTATAAAGCCTTCAAGCTGAAAAGTTCTCCGAAAGGCATCAAACATTCCCTTGTAAGCATCGGAAGTGTTGGAAGGTTGTGCCTGCAGTCTGAGAAGGATGGTAATGTAATATAATATTGTCAGCAAAGAACAACCATAACATAACTAGAAAACCAGCTTTAAGGTACACAACTGATACCATCCTTCACTCCATCATTTCTTTGGGGAAGAACAGAGAAACAACAGTAATACTGACAGCATTGTACCTTGTTCGAATAACCTGCAATGGATAGACACAAGTAGCTCCAACAGCCCCAGAAATTGTCCCACATCCTAGTTGTACTAGAGGACCAGGTTCtatgaaggagaaaaaagagtaaaaggTCTCACTCCAAGGACCAAAAATTTAAGAGTCAATctatagtataaaaaaaaaaagaagaaaaagtcgAAGCTGTTATCACAAATAAAAACATCAAGTTTAGAAGATTAGATTATTTCAATAATCGATTATATGTACAAtcgattataattaaattagtttttgtttAGGCAAGTTTGTTTGGATACAACACAAAAGTAGTTTTTACAcagtaaattacaaaaaaaaatcagtatgTGTGAaactgaaagagaaaaaagtggTTCACAAATTTGGGAATAACGTTTTTTTAGGGTGAAAGACAAGCTTCAAAGGTCTGATgcatgaaaaacatttttttttttcaaaaataagtttttctcCAAATTTCAGCTGATGTCCCAAACATGATTATTTTTCagacaattttcttttttctctcaaaaacaAATTTCAGCTGTCCCAAACAACCTAAGGGCTGCAGTAATAACATACCACTATCCTGAAGAATATATCTCTTGGATATATCTTTCATGGTATCATAAGCAGTGAGATCAATGGCAGCATAAGGAATCATGCCAAGCAGAGATGGAACAAGCCCTCTGTAGAAAGCTCGAGGTCCCTCTTGAACCCATATATTCATTGTAAGTGTTCCCAGCTTAGGAACCTTTCCACCTTCAGAGGGACAAGTCTGTAACCTAGTTTTAATGAGATCCATTGGATAGATAGCAGCCTGTGCAATTGCACCAGCCGTACCACCTGCAACAAGCCTACCAGCTGTACCAATATCTGACTTGTTGCCGTGGGCCTCTCCAATAACTTTTTTCAGcatttcaaaagcataaaatttgATGGCACTTTCTGGTGATACCTTCACAACATTCAATCCATTACCTCGGAAAAATCCTAACAGACCATCTTGCTTCCATATCTTCGTTACTGCTGGCATGATGGAAGCAGGTTCGCTTTGAACTTGTAAGACCACCTTCAGACGATCAAGAGGAGCAGTTGCTGTACGAGAAATACCTCCTGCTATTCCACCAGCAAGAAAATATTTGCTCCGGTTCACGTGCTTGCTGATGCCTTCGGGAATGACAGCTTGCTCTCCAATGTCAACAAGGCACACCCTCTCCCAATGATGATATATGTTTTCAATAGTTGCTTCATGAGggtaaagtagaagaaaatctCTCCATTCTTCAAAAGTGATAATTCCATTGTTATCCTTATCAACATGCTCCACAAAGTGAGCAAGCTCCTCATCATTCATTTCAATACCTGCAGCATTGAAGCTGCACAGGCTTATGACAAATACTATCGggctgaaaaacaaaaaagcatgGAAAAAGCTTCCGCAAAAGGCATAAAGAATATTAGAATACCATCTTCAAAATCCACTTAAAGAACAAAGACTAGAGCAGGTTATTGCACACCAAAAACTAAGCAAGCAAAGAAGTAAAACACATTACGGAATCCATCATGAAAAATTGAACCAGCCTCCCCAAATCTCAAGCATCATGCAGATCCAAAGAATGACCCCAAACTAAAAatatacacacaaaaaaatgcaCAGGACATCAGTAAAAGAGACACATATCAAGGCGAATTCACCAAAATTGTGAAGGAATATAAAACATCTCAAGTCTCTCAAAATTCTTCGAACATAAATACATAATCGTTCTGACTGGCAACAAATGTCtgtcaaaaaacaaaaagcaaaCCTCTTCCCTATCACAGAATCCACAAATCTGTTTCCTACCAAAAACAATCTTACCTTATACTCATAGAAACATATGTTATCAGCCAGCAAAAACATCAAATGCCAATGTCTTACTTACCTTAGTGTCTGGGTAAACTTCTATATATAAGCACCTAtacgagaaaaaaataaaaaagtaaaatgaattaagtgtgtgtttggtttgtattttcattttttgttttcattttctgaaaactgttttcattttcaaaagattagaattttgaaaacatgtttggtttaagttcttgttttctgctttcaagaaataaaaacactaaaaatgtgttttaaaaaagaaatgtatttttagatttgcttaaaattacatttcttgccactgcattttcattttacccaaaatgaggttcctggtttcaactgaaaaacgagattttattgttttccgTTTTTAGTtcgtttgaaaaaatattttcactaaaaatattttcaaaaatccaaccaaatgcattttcatcatcattttctatttccagtgaaaatgaaaacaatatttt comes from the Glycine soja cultivar W05 chromosome 6, ASM419377v2, whole genome shotgun sequence genome and includes:
- the LOC114415988 gene encoding calcium-binding mitochondrial carrier protein SCaMC-2-B-like isoform X3 codes for the protein MNDEELAHFVEHVDKDNNGIITFEEWRDFLLLYPHEATIENIYHHWERVCLVDIGEQAVIPEGISKHVNRSKYFLAGGIAGGISRTATAPLDRLKVVLQVQSEPASIMPAVTKIWKQDGLLGFFRGNGLNVVKVSPESAIKFYAFEMLKKVIGEAHGNKSDIGTAGRLVAGGTAGAIAQAAIYPMDLIKTRLQTCPSEGGKVPKLGTLTMNIWVQEGPRAFYRGLVPSLLGMIPYAAIDLTAYDTMKDISKRYILQDSEPGPLVQLGCGTISGAVGATCVYPLQVIRTRLQAQPSNTSDAYKGMFDAFRRTFQLEGFIGFYKGLFPNLLKVVPAASITYVVYESLKKTLDLD
- the LOC114415988 gene encoding calcium-binding mitochondrial carrier protein SCaMC-2-B-like isoform X1, with the translated sequence MSGTGVVSMDHVLVALGETKEEREVRIRSLFNFFDAANNGYLDYAQIEAGLSALQIPPEYKYARELCEVCDANSDGRVEYHEFRRYMDDKELELYRIFQSIDVEHDGTILPEELYEALLKAGIEMNDEELAHFVEHVDKDNNGIITFEEWRDFLLLYPHEATIENIYHHWERVCLVDIGEQAVIPEGISKHVNRSKYFLAGGIAGGISRTATAPLDRLKVVLQVQSEPASIMPAVTKIWKQDGLLGFFRGNGLNVVKVSPESAIKFYAFEMLKKVIGEAHGNKSDIGTAGRLVAGGTAGAIAQAAIYPMDLIKTRLQTCPSEGGKVPKLGTLTMNIWVQEGPRAFYRGLVPSLLGMIPYAAIDLTAYDTMKDISKRYILQDSEPGPLVQLGCGTISGAVGATCVYPLQVIRTRLQAQPSNTSDAYKGMFDAFRRTFQLEGFIGFYKGLFPNLLKVVPAASITYVVYESLKKTLDLD
- the LOC114415988 gene encoding calcium-binding mitochondrial carrier protein SCaMC-2-like isoform X2: MSGTGVVSMDHVLVALGETKEEREVRIRSLFNFFDAANNGYLDYAQIEAGLSALQIPPEYKYARELCEVCDANSDGRVEYHEFRRYMDDKELELYRIFQSIDVEHDGTILPEELYEALLKAGIEMNDEELAHFVEHVDKDNNGIITFEEWRDFLLLYPHEATIENIYHHWERVCLVDIGEQAVIPEGISKHVNRSKYFLAGGIAGGISRTATAPLDRLKVVLQVQSEPASIMPAVTKIWKQDGLLGFFRGNGLNVVKVSPESAIKFYAFEMLKKVIGEAHGNKSDIGTAGRLVAGGTAGAIAQAAIYPMDLIKTRLQTCPSEGGKVPKLGTLTMNIWVQEGPRAFYRGLVPSLLGMIPYAAIDLTAYDTMKDISKRYILQDSEPGPLVQLGCGTISGAVGATCVYPLQVIRTRYNAVSITVVSLFFPKEMME